The Shewanella zhangzhouensis genome has a window encoding:
- the rapZ gene encoding RNase adapter RapZ: MKLVIVSGRSGSGKSVALRVLEDLGYYCVDNLPLQLIGPLLAQLKGNNDKVAISIDIRNMPEQEKALEKELARLPEGVELTSFFLNSSDKVLLKRYSETRRLHPLSRSKVSLQEAIKLEGKMLAPISNMVDHFMDTSNLNVYELADAVRQILLGRTDKELVIIFESFGFKHGMPTEADFMFDARFLPNPHWEPELRPLTGLNEPVKLFLERQVLVNKYIWQIENLLETWLPHLERNNRSYLTIAIGCTGGQHRSVYIAEQLAKRFANSHHKVEARHRELNAKT, from the coding sequence ATGAAACTCGTTATAGTCTCCGGGCGCTCTGGCTCCGGAAAGTCGGTAGCCCTCAGGGTCCTGGAAGACTTGGGCTACTACTGCGTCGATAATTTGCCATTGCAGCTGATTGGGCCCTTGCTTGCCCAGCTCAAGGGCAATAACGACAAGGTCGCCATCAGCATCGATATCCGCAATATGCCGGAGCAGGAAAAGGCCCTCGAAAAAGAGCTGGCAAGGCTCCCGGAAGGCGTAGAGCTCACCAGCTTTTTCCTCAACTCCAGCGACAAGGTACTGCTGAAACGCTACAGCGAAACCCGCCGTTTGCACCCCCTGTCCCGCAGCAAGGTCTCTTTGCAGGAAGCCATCAAGCTCGAAGGCAAAATGTTGGCCCCTATCTCCAACATGGTCGACCATTTCATGGACACCTCCAATCTGAATGTTTATGAACTGGCTGATGCTGTCAGGCAGATACTGCTTGGACGCACCGACAAAGAGCTGGTGATTATCTTTGAATCTTTCGGCTTCAAGCATGGTATGCCCACAGAAGCAGACTTTATGTTTGATGCCCGCTTCTTGCCCAATCCCCATTGGGAACCGGAGCTGAGGCCCCTCACGGGTCTGAATGAGCCGGTTAAGCTGTTTTTGGAGCGTCAGGTATTGGTCAACAAGTACATCTGGCAAATCGAAAACCTGCTGGAAACCTGGTTGCCTCACTTAGAGCGCAATAATCGCAGCTACCTCACCATTGCCATTGGCTGCACAGGTGGCCAACACCGCTCTGTGTATATTGCCGAGCAGCTTGCCAAACGCTTCGCCAACTCTCACCACAAGGTTGAGGCCCGCCACCGGGAACTGAATGCCAAAACTTGA
- a CDS encoding HPr family phosphocarrier protein — MPKLERDVTIVNKLGLHARAATKLAVLASEFKASVTLVQGAKQASAASVLGLLMLESGMGKTIHIIAEGEDAEQAMDAVCNLINARFDEDC; from the coding sequence ATGCCAAAACTTGAACGTGACGTCACGATAGTCAATAAGCTGGGCCTGCACGCCCGCGCCGCCACCAAACTGGCGGTATTGGCGTCGGAATTCAAGGCCAGCGTGACTCTGGTTCAGGGCGCTAAACAGGCCTCGGCTGCCAGCGTGCTGGGTCTCCTGATGCTCGAATCCGGCATGGGCAAGACCATCCATATTATCGCCGAAGGGGAAGACGCCGAGCAGGCCATGGATGCCGTGTGTAACCTGATCAACGCCCGCTTTGACGAAGACTGCTGA
- the mgtE gene encoding magnesium transporter, translated as MAVELLDNEQTELLLNQLNEALGSGMFVHVRQMLLNMAASDIALVLESSPPRTRQVLWQLIDPELAGEVLEELGEEIKDKFIRQMSPARLARAAAGLDTDDLAYILRSLPDSLYKQVLQSMSIQDRSRAEQALSYPEETAGGIMNTDTVTIRPDVNVDVILRYLRQLGSLPEATDMLYVVDRHDVLLGAVRLTALLTCNPSMPIRELIDADIEGIPATMSDTEAAALFERHDWVSAPVIDAEGKLLGRITIDDVVDVIREDAEHSMMGMAGMDDDEDTFGPVLKSSFRRSLWLTVNLFAALLAASVSNLFESTLEQFATIAILMTIVPSMGGVAGNQTLALVIRGMALGHIGQSNSRWLIGKELAIGFLNGLLWSVLVFVAIWLWKGDLALGALIGGAMLINMTVAGLAGASIPLLLKRLKIDPALAGGMVLTTVTDVIGLFAFLGLATAFLMR; from the coding sequence ATGGCTGTGGAACTTCTGGATAACGAGCAAACTGAGCTGCTGCTGAATCAGCTCAATGAAGCCCTGGGCAGCGGTATGTTTGTGCATGTGCGCCAGATGTTGCTGAACATGGCCGCATCCGATATCGCGCTGGTGCTCGAATCCTCCCCTCCCCGTACCCGCCAGGTATTGTGGCAACTTATCGACCCTGAGCTTGCCGGTGAGGTACTCGAAGAGCTCGGCGAAGAGATAAAAGACAAGTTTATCCGCCAGATGAGTCCGGCGCGTTTAGCCCGTGCAGCCGCTGGTCTGGACACCGACGATCTGGCCTACATACTGCGTTCCCTGCCCGACAGCCTCTACAAGCAGGTGCTGCAATCCATGTCGATTCAAGACCGCAGCCGCGCCGAGCAGGCTCTCTCCTACCCGGAAGAGACCGCCGGCGGCATCATGAATACCGACACTGTGACCATACGCCCCGACGTGAATGTGGATGTGATACTGCGCTATCTGCGCCAGCTCGGCTCCCTGCCCGAGGCTACCGACATGCTCTATGTGGTAGACAGGCACGATGTTCTGCTCGGGGCGGTAAGGCTTACCGCCTTGCTCACCTGCAACCCCTCCATGCCCATACGTGAGCTTATCGATGCTGATATCGAAGGCATTCCCGCCACCATGTCGGATACCGAGGCTGCGGCCCTGTTCGAGCGCCACGACTGGGTGTCAGCGCCTGTAATAGACGCAGAAGGTAAACTGCTGGGACGTATCACCATCGACGATGTGGTGGACGTTATTCGGGAAGATGCCGAGCACTCAATGATGGGGATGGCCGGTATGGATGACGATGAAGATACCTTTGGCCCCGTGCTCAAAAGCAGTTTCCGGCGCTCATTGTGGCTTACCGTTAATCTGTTCGCCGCCCTGCTGGCCGCGTCGGTCAGTAACCTGTTCGAGTCGACCCTGGAGCAGTTCGCCACCATTGCCATCCTGATGACGATAGTGCCCAGCATGGGCGGCGTGGCCGGCAATCAAACCCTGGCGTTGGTGATTCGGGGGATGGCACTGGGCCATATAGGCCAGAGTAACTCCCGTTGGCTTATCGGCAAGGAGCTTGCCATTGGTTTTCTCAACGGCCTGCTTTGGTCAGTCCTGGTGTTTGTCGCTATTTGGTTGTGGAAAGGCGATCTGGCTCTGGGAGCACTGATAGGCGGGGCTATGTTGATCAATATGACGGTGGCAGGACTCGCCGGTGCCAGCATTCCCTTGCTGCTTAAACGACTGAAAATAGACCCGGCATTGGCCGGTGGTATGGTGCTGACCACAGTCACAGATGTGATAGGGCTGTTTGCCTTTCTGGGCTTGGCGACGGCATTTTTAATGCGCTGA
- a CDS encoding molybdate ABC transporter substrate-binding protein, whose protein sequence is MKKSILLISILASIGSAMAAEPLELRAAGSLKAAMGDIVQAFEKDTGQAVVAQFGPSGLLRERIESGESVDLFASANMKHPQTLQAKGMGDKVQAFARNQLCALAQPEIALTPATLLERMLSADVRVGTSTPKADPSGDYAFRAFELAETVTPGAETRLKTKALQLTGGPNSAKPPKGVNPYAHVMKTRQADIFLTYCTNGRLARKEYAELQLLHLPENLAVGADYGLLVIDERARPLADYILSPAGQAILGDYGFAAPR, encoded by the coding sequence ATGAAAAAATCCATACTGCTCATATCCATACTGGCTTCCATCGGCAGCGCCATGGCCGCCGAACCTCTGGAACTTCGCGCCGCTGGCAGCCTCAAAGCCGCCATGGGCGACATAGTGCAGGCCTTTGAGAAAGACACGGGTCAGGCTGTTGTGGCCCAGTTTGGTCCCTCCGGATTGCTGCGGGAGCGTATCGAGTCCGGTGAAAGCGTTGATCTGTTCGCTTCAGCCAATATGAAACACCCACAAACCCTGCAGGCCAAAGGCATGGGAGACAAGGTACAGGCTTTTGCCCGTAACCAACTCTGTGCGCTGGCGCAGCCCGAGATTGCGTTGACCCCGGCAACCCTGCTGGAGCGCATGTTGTCAGCCGATGTGCGTGTGGGTACCTCTACGCCCAAGGCCGACCCCTCCGGTGACTACGCGTTTCGGGCCTTTGAGTTGGCCGAAACCGTTACACCCGGTGCCGAGACAAGGCTCAAAACCAAGGCACTGCAGCTCACGGGTGGACCAAACAGCGCCAAACCGCCCAAGGGCGTCAATCCCTATGCCCACGTGATGAAGACCCGTCAGGCGGATATCTTCCTGACCTACTGCACCAATGGTCGCCTGGCCCGCAAAGAATACGCCGAGCTGCAGCTGCTGCATTTACCGGAAAACCTGGCTGTGGGAGCCGACTATGGGCTTTTGGTAATAGATGAGCGCGCAAGGCCGTTGGCGGACTACATTTTGTCTCCTGCCGGACAGGCCATTCTTGGCGATTATGGGTTTGCCGCGCCACGCTGA
- a CDS encoding OmpA family protein, with the protein MNKKAIFTLTGVFALATMVTGCSTVNPYTNEQQTANATTGAIIGAVAGAAVGVASSSKSDRGKGALIGAASGAAVGGGIGYYMDVQETKLRQQLQASGVSVTRNGDNIILNMPNDVTFAVDKTDLSPRAMQVLDSVALVAKEYSKTRLNVLGYTDSSGADSYNLRLSQVRASEVGNYLLSKGVAAARVSTQGMGEASPIASNATAEGRAQNRRVEIILTPIG; encoded by the coding sequence ATGAACAAGAAAGCAATTTTTACCCTGACTGGCGTATTTGCCCTAGCGACCATGGTCACTGGTTGCAGCACAGTGAACCCCTACACCAATGAACAGCAAACTGCCAATGCCACCACAGGCGCCATCATAGGTGCCGTTGCGGGTGCGGCCGTGGGCGTAGCCTCTTCCAGTAAGAGCGACCGCGGTAAAGGCGCGCTGATAGGTGCAGCATCGGGTGCGGCCGTGGGTGGTGGTATCGGTTATTACATGGACGTGCAGGAAACCAAACTGCGTCAGCAGCTGCAGGCCAGCGGCGTCAGTGTTACCCGCAATGGTGACAACATCATTCTGAACATGCCAAATGACGTGACCTTTGCCGTAGACAAGACTGATCTGAGCCCCCGCGCCATGCAGGTATTGGACTCAGTTGCCCTGGTGGCGAAGGAGTACAGCAAGACCCGTTTGAATGTACTGGGTTATACCGATTCCAGCGGCGCCGACAGCTATAACCTGCGTCTGTCTCAGGTGCGAGCTTCAGAAGTGGGTAACTACCTGCTGAGCAAGGGCGTTGCTGCCGCGCGTGTTTCCACTCAGGGCATGGGCGAAGCCAGTCCCATCGCGTCCAACGCCACCGCTGAGGGCCGTGCTCAAAACCGCCGCGTAGAAATCATCCTCACGCCTATCGGCTAA
- a CDS encoding transposase, with the protein MSSAYESRRQEAVTAVLEGGRLPSEVARDHGIASKTLLKWIRESHQSRSSRRSKLEQEIEALEMKLSGLRQEISKLQTFNA; encoded by the coding sequence ATGTCCTCAGCATACGAGAGCCGGCGTCAGGAAGCCGTTACCGCCGTGCTCGAGGGCGGCCGATTGCCATCTGAAGTCGCCAGGGATCACGGCATCGCCAGCAAGACCCTGCTCAAATGGATCCGGGAATCACATCAATCCCGCAGTAGCCGTCGCAGCAAGCTCGAGCAGGAAATAGAAGCCCTCGAGATGAAACTGTCCGGACTGCGACAGGAAATCTCCAAACTACAAACTTTCAACGCCTGA
- a CDS encoding bifunctional diguanylate cyclase/phosphodiesterase codes for MPQINTKTISVPEAMLGGWQEIVDLVADITECPSALIMRIHEDDIEVFSSSRSAGNPYAPHARDALGHGLYCETVIRERQQLEVPNALKDPKWANNPDIKLGMICYCGLPIFWPDNTPFGTICILDNKERHFNDRIHALLGRFQSALEGHLQVLYHKSELKVLNEELEHKVQERTQRLAELSARLLKEIEQRTAAEGHLEFHRTFDPLTHLPNRATLTERLQSLLPKLKKDEHLTLIYFGLRNFKSVNDSYGYLTGDSILVSLSQRLSLKLPDNWLLARIAGSEFVLAAVHDASTEMTEQVIARVLSDCSVPFTVNTNSITVQTNLGVAIAPVDATDSVSLLQRASAAMSIAKKEGAVVSFFGQETQKAAHERLLLESHLLDALHQGELAVYFQPLVSVRDKQRLVGAEALLRWHSPELGNVGPERFIPLAESNGQIIEIGNFVLHEAMKHAAHWHKLSNHPFKVAINISPLQFRERQFVEHIEDLLDLYELPPGTLELEITEGILLQDEHHARASLARLRHLGVQISLDDFGTGYSSLSYLQKYAFDTLKIDRSFISNLEFNEQNRELTRAIIAMAHKLNLSVIAEGVENAFQEAFIQAEECDFAQGYLYGKAMPAEKFAEKFTH; via the coding sequence ATGCCACAGATAAATACCAAAACCATCAGTGTCCCCGAAGCCATGCTGGGTGGCTGGCAGGAGATTGTCGATTTGGTGGCCGACATCACCGAATGCCCATCAGCGCTTATCATGCGTATCCATGAAGACGACATTGAGGTGTTCTCCAGCAGCCGCTCGGCCGGTAACCCCTATGCTCCCCACGCCCGGGATGCCTTGGGTCACGGTCTTTATTGCGAAACCGTGATCCGTGAGCGGCAACAGCTGGAGGTGCCCAACGCTCTCAAAGACCCCAAATGGGCCAATAACCCGGATATCAAACTGGGGATGATTTGCTACTGTGGCCTGCCCATCTTCTGGCCCGATAACACCCCCTTCGGTACCATCTGCATACTCGACAATAAAGAAAGACACTTCAACGACAGGATTCACGCGCTGCTGGGGCGCTTCCAATCTGCCCTGGAAGGACACTTGCAGGTGCTTTACCACAAATCTGAGTTGAAAGTGCTTAATGAGGAGCTGGAACACAAGGTGCAGGAGCGCACCCAGCGGCTTGCCGAGCTCAGTGCCCGATTGCTCAAAGAGATTGAGCAGCGCACCGCTGCCGAAGGACATTTGGAGTTTCACCGCACCTTCGACCCCTTAACCCATTTGCCCAACCGTGCAACCCTCACCGAAAGGCTGCAGTCTTTACTGCCCAAACTGAAAAAAGATGAACACCTGACGCTTATCTACTTTGGTCTGCGCAATTTCAAATCGGTAAACGACAGCTACGGCTATCTCACCGGCGACTCTATTCTGGTGAGCCTGAGCCAACGATTGAGCCTTAAGTTGCCCGATAACTGGCTGCTCGCACGTATCGCCGGGTCGGAGTTTGTACTGGCAGCAGTGCACGACGCCAGCACAGAGATGACAGAGCAGGTCATTGCACGGGTTCTGAGCGACTGCTCAGTACCTTTCACCGTCAACACCAACAGCATTACGGTACAAACCAACCTGGGTGTGGCCATTGCACCGGTAGACGCCACCGACTCCGTCAGCCTGCTGCAACGCGCCAGTGCTGCCATGAGCATTGCCAAAAAAGAAGGTGCTGTTGTGTCTTTTTTCGGCCAGGAAACCCAAAAAGCGGCCCACGAGCGCCTGCTGCTGGAGTCACATCTGCTGGATGCGCTGCATCAGGGCGAACTGGCGGTGTACTTTCAGCCTCTGGTGTCCGTACGGGATAAGCAGCGCCTGGTTGGCGCCGAAGCACTGCTGCGCTGGCACAGTCCTGAACTGGGTAATGTTGGTCCGGAACGCTTTATCCCACTGGCCGAAAGCAACGGGCAAATCATTGAAATAGGTAACTTTGTACTGCATGAGGCGATGAAACATGCCGCCCATTGGCACAAGCTCAGCAATCATCCCTTCAAAGTCGCCATTAATATTTCACCGCTGCAGTTTCGTGAACGGCAATTTGTAGAGCACATCGAAGATCTGCTCGATTTGTATGAATTGCCCCCCGGCACCCTGGAGCTTGAAATCACCGAAGGCATTTTGCTGCAGGATGAACACCATGCCAGAGCAAGTCTGGCGCGGCTGCGTCATCTGGGGGTGCAAATATCTCTGGATGACTTTGGCACGGGCTATTCATCGCTGAGCTATTTGCAAAAGTATGCCTTCGACACCCTGAAAATAGATCGCAGCTTTATCAGTAACCTCGAGTTCAACGAACAAAATCGCGAGCTGACCCGGGCCATCATTGCCATGGCGCACAAGCTGAACCTGAGCGTGATTGCTGAAGGGGTGGAGAATGCATTTCAGGAGGCCTTTATCCAGGCCGAGGAATGTGATTTTGCCCAGGGCTACCTGTATGGCAAGGCCATGCCCGCAGAGAAGTTTGCGGAAAAATTCACCCATTAA
- the mnmD gene encoding tRNA (5-methylaminomethyl-2-thiouridine)(34)-methyltransferase MnmD, which produces MNIKLALTGDGSHTLVNSVLDESYHVFKGALTESVYVYIDAGLVPMAAVKPSLRILEVGFGTGLNVLLTRQKACEMGLDIHFTTLEPFPLDAEIIAVLNYVDRLAELGGYGDRDTLAKRFSELHRAPWGQEVALEESRLHKIQGRLEEQVFSPERFDLIYFDAFAPAKQPELWAAENFVKLFNALAPEGLLVSYCANGQFKRDLKAAGFRVESYPGPMGRRHMTRAWKGL; this is translated from the coding sequence ATGAATATCAAGTTAGCACTCACAGGAGACGGCTCTCACACCCTGGTCAACAGCGTACTGGATGAAAGCTATCATGTTTTCAAAGGGGCGCTGACCGAGTCTGTGTATGTGTATATAGATGCGGGTCTGGTGCCGATGGCGGCAGTAAAGCCTTCGCTCAGAATCCTTGAGGTGGGTTTTGGCACCGGGCTGAATGTGCTCCTGACCCGGCAAAAGGCCTGCGAGATGGGACTGGATATCCATTTTACTACCCTGGAGCCCTTTCCGCTGGACGCGGAAATAATCGCGGTACTGAATTATGTGGACCGTCTGGCTGAGCTGGGCGGCTACGGTGACCGCGATACCCTAGCAAAACGCTTCAGCGAGCTGCATCGGGCCCCGTGGGGCCAGGAAGTGGCATTAGAGGAAAGCAGACTTCATAAAATACAGGGCAGGCTGGAGGAGCAAGTATTTTCTCCCGAACGCTTTGACCTGATTTATTTCGATGCCTTTGCCCCCGCCAAGCAACCCGAGCTGTGGGCGGCAGAAAACTTCGTAAAGCTGTTTAATGCGCTGGCGCCAGAAGGGCTATTGGTCAGCTACTGTGCCAATGGTCAGTTCAAGCGGGATTTGAAAGCCGCAGGATTCAGGGTCGAGAGCTACCCCGGCCCTATGGGGCGCAGGCACATGACCCGGGCCTGGAAGGGATTGTAA